Within the Chlamydiales bacterium STE3 genome, the region GGGTTTTAAAAATGACTCTAATTCTGACAGTTGTCAGCTTCATTCCAGGAATTCTTTTCTTTTCTTTTGAAGAGAGCCTCGGCTTTTCCCTCGGAGCTCTCTTTGCTTGCATAAATTTTTTTTTATTTAACCTCATCGCTAAAAGCGCAACCTCAGAGACTCCACAACCAAGAAAAGTAGCATTTCTTCTCGCTTTAAAATTTCCCCTGCTCTATCTGATTGGAATACAGTTGATTATGTCTGGAGTATTCTCCCTAAATAGTATGCTACTGGGCCCGCTCTTGCTGATTGTTGCTACATTGATCACCCAATCTAGCAGTTTATTAAGTAAAGCTGCAATTTGGACCATCATTTTATCGAGTACAGCGCCCCTATACGCTTCATTAGATAGCGATGTTCCCGAAGTTCCAAATATCTTTACTTTGCTTCATAAAACCTTCGATAGTCCCTTGACAGCCTTTTTGCATCATTGGGAAACTTTTATCTTTGCCACAATTGTAGCCATTTTCCTCTCGGTCATTTTTCATTTAGCTTCTCGCAATTTACAAGAGATTCCCTCTAATCTACAAAATTTTGCAGAATGGGCTATAGACATTCTCAAGAAGTTTATAATAAGCATCTTAGGATCTCGAGGAGAGCAATGTGTCCCTTTTTTAGGCACCCTATTTCTCTATATTTTAATCATGAACTGGCTTGCTATTATCCCCTTTATGAAACCTCCAACTTCCAATTTTAACATTACTATCGCTCTAGCGTTATGCGTATTTGGGCTTGTCCAGTACCTCAATTTTAAATCGTGGGGATTCTTAGGATTTATTTATCACATGGCAGGATCGCCAAAAAGCATTTTAGATTGGCTGCTCGTTCCCCTCATGCTTCCCATCGAACTGCTAACACAGCTGACACGGCCTTTAACACTAGCTTTGCGCCTATTTGGCAATGTAGTTGGAGAAGACATTTTGATTGGCGCTGCCGCTCTTTTTGGTGTCTACCTGCTTTCTTCTTCAAGCTTGGTCGGTGGTTTGCCAATGCAGCTCCCCTTCCTCTTCCTTGCTTTACTTACCGGATTGATGCAGGCATTGGTGTTTACGTTATTAAGTACTATTTACATTTTGCTCTCTTTACCTCATGAAGATAAACATAGTTAATTTTAAGGAGAACCCATGGATGTAGGATCAACTTTGGCTTTATCGGCCCCTATTGCACTCGGGCTTGCGGCGCTTGGATCTGGAATTGGACTTGGCATTGCTGTAGCTGCAGCAATGGAGGCGATTGGACGACAGCCAGAAGCTTCAGGAAAAATCATGACCAACATGATCATCGGTGCAGCTTTGATTGAGGCGTTAACAATCTATGCCTTAATCGTCTTCTTTATTTCTCTTGGAAAAATGACCTGAGGCAGTATGAAAATAGAAATCGGGCAAATCATCAGCCAAATCTTTTCTTTTCTGATCATGTATTGGATTTTAAACCGCTATGGCTGGCAGCCATTACTGAAAGTGTTGCATGAGAGAAAAGAGAGAATTAAGGCGGAACTGAACAATATCGAAGACGAAAAGCAACGGCTATCGGAACTAAGGAATGACTATGTGGAGAAAATCAATCATGTTGATCGATTAGCCCGATCTAAATTCCACCAAGCGACAGAACAAGGTCGAGAGCGTGCGTTTGCTATCGAGCAAGAAGCACTGCAGGAGGCTAAGAAGATTTTGCAAAAGGCTCAGGATGACTCGAGAAATGAAGTACTTAAAGCAAAAAAGCAACTTAGGGATGAGATTGTCAACCTCACGATGGAAGCTACTAAAAAAATCATTTCTTTTCATCTAGATGAGGAAAAGCAAAAGCAGCTCATTTTGGATTTTGTTAAAGAAGCGGAGCTTTAGGTGAAAGGGATTACTGTCGCTCTAAAGTATGCGCAAGGTCTCCTCAATTGCATTGCTTCCCAAGCGCTCGCGGAACAATGTCTGAACGAGCTAGAAGTTTTAAATAAAGCGCTCGACTATTCCCAGCTCTACCTTTTTTTTTCTTCTCCCCAATTCACTCAAACTCAAAAGCAAGCAGCGATTCAAAAGCACCTCTTCAGCCAAGAAATGCGCGCCTTTGTTTCATTGCTCATCGACAAGCGACGCATGAAGCATTTTGCTGAAATAGTTAAGCAATACCGCAGACTTTACTACAAAAAGCATGGAATCATCCAAGCAAAACTCACCACAGCGACAGGGGTAAGTCAAGAAGCTTTGGAAAAGATCGAGCTAAAGCTAAAAAAAACTTACCAAAAACCCGTTGTCATTGAGCAAGAAGTAGATCCAAAGTTACTTGGAGGTGGGATTTTAGGCCTCAATAATAAAATATTAGATTTTAGCGTCAAAAATAAATTACAAGAGTTAAAAAAGGGCCTTTTATCTTTAGAGGTGGAAAATAACAGATGACATTACATCCAGAAGAAGTTGCCTGGGCTATAGAAAAAGAGATTAAACAGTTTAAAGAACCGTTAGAACTAGAGGCCGTCGGTTACGTTCTCCAGATAGGCGATGGCATTGCTCGTGTGTGGGGATTAAATGATGCGATGATGTCAGAAATTGTCGAGTTTTCTAACGGCACTATCGGGATGGTGTTAAACCTGGAAACAGATAATGTCGGTGTCGTTCTTTTTGGATCCGAAGAAGGTATTAAAGAACGAGATATTGTCCGAAGAAGAGGAAAAATTTCCTCCGTTCCTGTCGGAAAGGCTCTTTTGGGAAGAGTTGTCAACCCTCTTGGGCAACCCATCGATGGCAAAGGACCAATCTTATGTGAAGAAAATCGCCCGATTGAATTTCATGCACCAAATGTTGTGGAAAGAAAACCTGTAGATGAGCCTTTACAAACAGGTATAAAGGCTATTGATGCGATGATCCCGATTGGCCGGGGACAACGAGAGTTAATTATTGGAGATCGACAAACTGGGAAAACAACCCTTATCATCGATACGATTCTCAATCAGAAAAATAAAGAAATGATCTGTATTTATGTAGCGATCGGTCAAAAAGCTTCAACCATTTCTCGCCTCATCGCTCTTTTAGAGGAGCATGGGGCGATGGAATACACCATTGTAGTCGTCGCTTCTTCTTCAGATCCTGCATCTTTGCAGTTTATAGCTCCCTATTCCGCAACAGCCATGGGCGAGTATTTTATGTATAGCGGTAGACACGCCGTCTGTTTTTATGATGACCTTTCTAAACATGCACAGGCTTATCGTCAACTTTCTCTTTTGCTAAGGAGACCACCTGGAAGAGAGGCTTATCCAGGAGATATCTTTTATCTTCATTCCCGTTTACTAGAAAGAGCGGCTAAGCTTAACGAGGAAAAAGGAGGCGGATCTCTAACCGCCATTCCCGTGATCGAAACACAGGCCAATGATGTCACAACCTACATCCCCACTAATGTGATTTCTATTACTGATGGGCAAATTTATTTAGAATCCGATCTTTTTTATGCCGGAATTCGCCCGGCCATTAACGTGGGTATTTCAGCATCAAGGGTTGGAGGAAAGGCTCAAACGCCTGCCATGAAGAAGATCTCTGGAAGCTTGAGGCTAGATCTCGCCCAATACCGTGAACTTGCAGCCTTTACACAGTTTGGTTCAGAGCTCGATGAAACGACGCAAGCTCAGCTGACCCGTGGTGCTGTGATGGTCGAAATCTTAAAACAAGACAAGTATGCTCCCTATCCCCTCGAACATGAAGTGATGATGATCTATGCCGGAACAAGAGGCTATCTTGACACTATCCCTTTAGATTTAATCTCTGTCTTTGAAAAAGGTTTTTTTGCCTTTATACGCCAAGAATACAAGCACATTCCTGAAAGCATTGCTGGAGCAAAAAAACTTGATGAACAAACGATGAGAGAGCTCGATAATGCAGTTGATGAATTCAAAAAATCCTTTATGAAGACCCATCGCTTATGAGCACCTTAAGAGACCTAAGACAAAGATTGCGTTCTGTTGAAAATATCAAAAAGATTACCGACACTATGGAGCGCGTGGCTGCTGCTAGGCTGAAACAAGCACAAGCGCAAGCAGAACAGTCACGCCCTTACATCGCGAAGCTCAAAGACATTTTGGAAAAGGTCGCAGCAACTGGGATCTCCCACCCGCTTTTTCAGCAAAGAAAGCCTGTCAAAAAAACAGGTCTTGTGATTGTTTCTTCTGAGAAAGGACTTTCAGGAGCCTATAACGCCAACATTTTCCAAGCTGCAGATCGATTTTTAAAGAAATACGGCAAAGAACAAGTGGAATTGATTCTTCTTGGACGAAAAGCGATCGA harbors:
- a CDS encoding ATP synthase subunit alpha (Product derived from UniProtKB/Swiss-Prot:Q6MAK5;Gene name derived from UniProtKB/Swiss-Prot:Q6MAK5;EC number derived from UniProtKB/Swiss-Prot:Q6MAK5); translated protein: MTLHPEEVAWAIEKEIKQFKEPLELEAVGYVLQIGDGIARVWGLNDAMMSEIVEFSNGTIGMVLNLETDNVGVVLFGSEEGIKERDIVRRRGKISSVPVGKALLGRVVNPLGQPIDGKGPILCEENRPIEFHAPNVVERKPVDEPLQTGIKAIDAMIPIGRGQRELIIGDRQTGKTTLIIDTILNQKNKEMICIYVAIGQKASTISRLIALLEEHGAMEYTIVVVASSSDPASLQFIAPYSATAMGEYFMYSGRHAVCFYDDLSKHAQAYRQLSLLLRRPPGREAYPGDIFYLHSRLLERAAKLNEEKGGGSLTAIPVIETQANDVTTYIPTNVISITDGQIYLESDLFYAGIRPAINVGISASRVGGKAQTPAMKKISGSLRLDLAQYRELAAFTQFGSELDETTQAQLTRGAVMVEILKQDKYAPYPLEHEVMMIYAGTRGYLDTIPLDLISVFEKGFFAFIRQEYKHIPESIAGAKKLDEQTMRELDNAVDEFKKSFMKTHRL
- a CDS encoding ATP synthase subunit b (Product derived from UniProtKB/Swiss-Prot:Q6MAK3;Gene name derived from UniProtKB/Swiss-Prot:Q6MAK3); translation: MKIEIGQIISQIFSFLIMYWILNRYGWQPLLKVLHERKERIKAELNNIEDEKQRLSELRNDYVEKINHVDRLARSKFHQATEQGRERAFAIEQEALQEAKKILQKAQDDSRNEVLKAKKQLRDEIVNLTMEATKKIISFHLDEEKQKQLILDFVKEAEL